The Myxocyprinus asiaticus isolate MX2 ecotype Aquarium Trade chromosome 31, UBuf_Myxa_2, whole genome shotgun sequence genome has a segment encoding these proteins:
- the LOC127422396 gene encoding uncharacterized protein LOC127422396 produces MARYSMYLTNEEYVEVVKALTLRYPFLKDKEGNGYHTWHMCLKCKFKFERTPLADVEEVKRLKRKFGHSKKSLQHEKSTCKQITRPVDMDVVGEDATSIEGHVKVLQDQYRKTQPDTRIAEERMRRTFAWRQKEITGGMTVEDVVNKYPFLKSPSGLYQEIGFLYKSVNLCWHFQENFGNIASSVLQLAKGKSLLAKPHKAAREESLVEDHLGIDFKAALLMLPALFREKLEHFIVLGESEPSSPYPTVQVQEATDWKNVLTRRVTAVVRADGIEICRASGVDEGALAAFCAYFVFNLTYPTHLKNTLVFLQRYVLKLTVDGDKPLPTPVTRVINLLQ; encoded by the exons ATGGCTCGGTACAGTAT gtATCTGACTAATGAAGAGTATGTTGAAGTGGTGAAGGCCCTGACTCTGAGGTACCCCTTTTTAAAGGACAAAGAGGGCAATGGATAT caCACATGGCACATGTGTCTGAAATGCAAGTTTAAATTTGAGCGGACACCTTTGGCTGATGTTGAAGAAGTGAAAAGACTTAAACGGAAGTTTGGTCATTCAAAAAAGTCTCTGCAACATGAAAAAAGCACTTGCAAACAAATTACAAGGCCTGTG GACATGGATGTCGTTGGAGAGGATGCTACCTCAATAGAGGGACATGTGAAAGTCCTACAGGACCAATATCGAAAGACACAGCCAGATACTCGCATTGCTGAAGAGCGAATGAGGAGGACCTTTGCCTGGAGGCAGAAGGAGATTACTGGTGGGATGACTGTTGAAGATGTTGTCAACAAATATCCATTCTTGAAGAGTCCATCAGGG CTTTATCAAGAAATTGGTTTCCTGTATAAGTCTGTTAATCTCTGCTGGCACTTTCAAGAAAATTTTGGAAACATTGCATCCAGTGTGCTACAGCTTGCGAAAGGGAAATCTCTTTTAGCAAAGCCGCACAAAGCAGCTAGAGAAGAATCTCTCGTTGAAGACCATCTTG GAATTGATTTCAAAGCAGCACTTCTCATGTTGCCAGCCTTGTTCAGAGAGAAGCTTGAACACTTCATTGTGCTTGGGGAG AGTGAACCATCTTCACCATATCCAACTGTTCAAGTACAGGAAGCCACTGACTGGAAAAATGTGCTTACAAGAAGAGTCACTGCAGTCGTCAGAGCTGATGGGATAGAGATCTGCCGGGCTAGCGGTGTGGATGAAGGGGCTCTTGCTGCATTTTGTGCCTATTTCGTCTTCAATTTGACATATCCAACTCACTTGAAAAACACCCTGGTGTTTCTTCAGCGGTATGTTTTGAAACTTACTGTGGATGGTGACAAGCCTCTACCTACCCCAGTTACCAGAGTAATCAACCTTTTACAGTAA